Proteins encoded within one genomic window of Fusarium musae strain F31 chromosome 4, whole genome shotgun sequence:
- a CDS encoding hypothetical protein (EggNog:ENOG41), whose amino-acid sequence MTAHNLAEDDSTGADLAYKVFTPRDSQEDDSKPQQWEEFGHTFEPGELELLKQSIAQMALSRIDGQDELFVGGHVSLTTKQFTDMQLWALRRSDSLTDRRITHVLSLVPFDISSLKNFKDEPWIDYGKDLQHQVIDIDDVEDADLLIELPKAVRFIEEGLGASWLAKDEEEDGGVSLEKGVEDLDIGEKKRKKKGGVFVHCAAGKSRSVSAIIAYLLRRYPSRFDPNITPTAISDPTHSVPQTGEKRSRKDTAKEAVHAALTFVRRTRPMAEPNEGFMEQLALWWEMGCPDDVEGHPVYQRWAYKREIDENLAVGQAPTRLRFEDEETQPRDDSGLSLRCKKCRRALVTAPFIVEHKPSDKKSSASTCQHYFVEPLSWMRGVLEQGELNGRLLCPNSKCGAGVGRYDWKGFRCSCGGWVTPAFSLQKARVDDVVKRPATQSMGIRMPPGLAPRSGNL is encoded by the exons ATGACT GCGCACAATCTGGCAGAAGACGATTCTACAGGCGCCGATCTGGCATACAAGGTTTTCACACCGAGGGACAGCCAGGAGGACGATTCGAAACCACAGCAGTGGGAAGAATTTGGCCACACATTCGAACCTGGAGagcttgaacttctcaagcaaAGTATCGCCCAAATGGCTCTCAGCAGGATCGACGGCCAGGATGAGCTATTCGTTGGAGGGCATGTCTCCCTCACCACTAAACAATTTACGGACATGCA GCTCTGGGCTTTGCGCCGCTCAGACTCGCTGACAGATCGTCGCATCACGCATGTCCTCTCGCTCGTCCCATTCGACATATCAAGCCTCAAAAACTTCAAGGACGAGCCGTGGATCGATTATGGAAAGGACCTACAACACCAAGTTATCGACATTGACGATGTGGAGGACGCTGACTTGCTGATTGAGCTGCCCAAGGCTGTCAGATTCATCGAGGAAGGTCTAGGCGCGAGCTGGCTTgcgaaggatgaggaggaggatgggggCGTCTCGTTAGAGAAGGGTGTCGAGGACCTCGATATcggggagaagaagaggaagaagaagggaggcGTCTTTGTTCACTGTGCGGCTGGAAAGTCGAGGTCTGTTTCGGCGATTATTGCTTACTTGCTTAGGCGGTATCCAAGCCGTTTCGACCCCAATATCACGCCGACTGCCATTTCGGATCCGACCCACTCGGTTCCCCAGACTGGGGAGAAGCGTTCGAGAAAGGATACCGCTAAAGAGGCTGTCCATGCTGCACTTACGTTTGTGCGCAGGACTCGACCCATGGCTGAACCTAACGAGGGATTCATGGAACAGTTAGCCTTGTGGTGGGAGATGGGTTGCCcggatgatgttgagggaCACCCTGTCTATCAGCGGTGGGCTTACAAGCGTGAAATCGACGAGAACCTTGCAGTAGGCCAGGCACCGACGAGGCTTCGtttcgaggatgaagagacccAGCCTCGTGATGACTCGGGTCTTAGTCTGCGATGTAAGAAGTGCCGTCGAGCTTTGGTCACGGCACCCTTCATTGTGGAGCACAAGCCTTCTGACAAGAAGTCCTCGGCGTCTACATGCCAGCACTACTTTGTCGAACCACTCAGCTGGATGCGCGGGGTCCTCGAACAGGGAGAGCTCAACGGAAGATTATTATGCCCTAATTCAAAGTGTGGCGCTGGTGTAGGCCGGTACGACTGGAAGGGCTTTCGGTGCTCCTGCGGCGGGTGGGTGACGCCGGCGTTCTCGCTACAGAAGGCGAGGGTCGACGACGTCGTCAAACGGCCGGCGACTCAGAGCATGGGCATCCGGATGCCGCCCGGGTTAGCTCCACGGAGCGGAAACTTGTGA